One segment of Actinomyces sp. 432 DNA contains the following:
- a CDS encoding AAA family ATPase, with product MCLEEPENGIHPAKIADLYNLLHDLSEPTSQHLRQVIVNTHSPYLFQCADDAELLCAVARTVRSGDGSQLRVADFRPLEGSWRSRGRDGGDGIRPVPRSAVLAYLKSPREVRG from the coding sequence CTGTGCCTGGAGGAGCCGGAGAACGGTATCCACCCCGCTAAGATCGCCGACTTGTACAACCTGTTGCATGACCTGTCCGAGCCTACTTCACAGCACTTGCGCCAGGTCATCGTGAACACGCATTCTCCTTACCTGTTCCAGTGTGCCGACGACGCCGAGCTACTCTGCGCGGTTGCGCGTACGGTGCGCAGCGGGGACGGTTCGCAGCTGCGAGTCGCCGACTTCCGGCCCCTGGAGGGGTCGTGGCGCAGCCGGGGCCGGGACGGCGGCGACGGCATCCGCCCGGTTCCGCGCAGTGCGGTGCTGGCGTACCTGAAGAGCCCGCGTGAGGTAAGAGGATGA
- a CDS encoding AAA family ATPase: MTGFKNLVGVAVDFGPFTCITGPNAVGKSNLLNALEFLSLLSCNSFHDACAQVRPTAQQQFDASALLAAEVLAGRGHLTLAAEMILPPRAEDEFGQAVVPSCGYVRYEVKIAVHRDASVPGGLRLRLAGERLRPLNDSTRPLLFPEADLCRRFIPSRRDDSNGFFMNYEVAGGSGVVMVHREASGRARQVLADGAQRTVLSAVASAEYPTILAARTEMASWRFLALEPSAMRSPDDLMERRAISASGAHVAASLYRQDLASGRDGAVLRRVRDAVSALVDIRSLSVREDPVRQALELRAQVGDSPELPARALSDGTLRSLALAAIGAAPTTRGYCAWRSRRTVSTPLRSPTCTTCCMTCPSLLHSTCARSS, from the coding sequence GTGACAGGATTCAAGAATCTCGTAGGTGTGGCGGTCGACTTCGGCCCATTCACCTGTATCACTGGCCCGAACGCGGTGGGAAAATCGAATCTGCTCAATGCGCTGGAGTTCCTCTCCCTGCTCAGCTGCAATTCGTTCCACGACGCCTGTGCGCAGGTGCGCCCCACGGCTCAGCAGCAGTTCGACGCCAGCGCTCTACTTGCGGCAGAAGTGCTGGCCGGACGCGGTCACCTGACCCTGGCCGCGGAGATGATCCTGCCCCCGCGGGCGGAGGACGAGTTCGGGCAGGCGGTGGTGCCGTCATGCGGATATGTGCGCTACGAGGTGAAGATCGCGGTACACCGCGACGCCTCGGTGCCAGGGGGCCTGCGGCTGCGGCTGGCGGGGGAGCGGCTGCGCCCGCTGAACGACAGCACACGCCCACTCCTTTTCCCGGAAGCGGATCTCTGCCGCCGGTTTATCCCCTCCCGGCGGGACGACTCCAACGGCTTCTTCATGAACTACGAAGTCGCTGGCGGCAGCGGAGTGGTGATGGTGCACCGCGAGGCCTCGGGAAGAGCGCGCCAAGTTCTTGCCGACGGCGCTCAGCGAACTGTCCTGTCCGCCGTCGCCAGTGCCGAGTACCCGACTATCCTCGCTGCGCGTACCGAAATGGCGTCGTGGCGATTCCTGGCCCTGGAGCCCAGTGCCATGCGCTCACCCGACGACTTAATGGAGCGGCGCGCTATTTCTGCCTCAGGGGCGCACGTGGCGGCTTCCCTGTACCGCCAGGATCTTGCGTCCGGGCGGGACGGCGCGGTGCTCCGGCGGGTGCGTGACGCCGTCAGCGCCCTGGTGGACATCCGCAGCCTGTCGGTCAGGGAGGATCCCGTGCGGCAGGCCTTGGAGCTGCGCGCCCAGGTTGGGGACTCACCCGAGCTTCCCGCGCGGGCTCTGTCTGACGGGACATTGCGCTCGCTCGCGCTGGCCGCCATCGGCGCCGCCCCGACTACTCGGGGCTACTGTGCCTGGAGGAGCCGGAGAACGGTATCCACCCCGCTAAGATCGCCGACTTGTACAACCTGTTGCATGACCTGTCCGAGCCTACTTCACAGCACTTGCGCCAGGTCATCGTGA
- the ilvC gene encoding ketol-acid reductoisomerase: protein MAAEKFYDDDADLSVIQSKKVAVIGYGSQGHAHALNLRDSGVEVVVGLREGSRSAAKAQEAGLTVKPIAEAVAEADVTVVLAPDQVQAELYKTEIEPNLKSGSALLFSHGFNIHFGYITPAADIDVVMVAPKGPGHTVRREFEAGRGVPVLVCVQQDASGQAWPLVLSYAKAIGGTRAGAIKTTFREETETDLFGEQTVLCGGVSKLIQYGFETLVEAGYQPEMAYFEVCHELKLIVDLINEGGISKQRWSCSDTAEYGDYISGPRVITPDVKEHMKEVLGDIQDGSFAKRFMDDQAAGAPEFKRLRAEGEAHPIEATGREVRSMFAWRADLDKDYTEGSAAR, encoded by the coding sequence ATGGCAGCTGAGAAGTTCTACGACGACGACGCCGACCTGTCGGTCATCCAGTCCAAGAAGGTGGCCGTCATCGGCTACGGCTCGCAGGGACACGCACACGCCCTGAATCTGCGCGACTCCGGCGTGGAGGTCGTCGTCGGCCTGCGTGAGGGGTCCCGCTCCGCCGCCAAGGCCCAGGAGGCCGGCCTGACCGTCAAGCCGATCGCCGAGGCCGTGGCTGAGGCCGACGTCACCGTCGTCCTGGCCCCTGACCAGGTGCAGGCCGAGCTGTACAAGACGGAGATCGAGCCCAACCTCAAGTCCGGTTCCGCCCTGCTGTTCTCACACGGCTTCAACATCCACTTCGGCTACATCACCCCAGCCGCGGACATCGACGTGGTCATGGTTGCCCCCAAGGGCCCCGGTCACACCGTGCGCCGCGAGTTCGAGGCCGGCCGCGGCGTGCCCGTGCTGGTGTGCGTCCAGCAGGACGCCTCCGGTCAGGCCTGGCCGCTGGTGCTGTCCTACGCCAAGGCCATTGGAGGTACCCGGGCCGGCGCTATCAAGACCACCTTCCGCGAGGAGACCGAGACCGACTTGTTCGGCGAGCAGACAGTCCTGTGCGGCGGCGTGTCCAAGCTGATCCAGTACGGCTTCGAGACGCTGGTCGAGGCCGGGTACCAGCCGGAGATGGCCTACTTCGAGGTCTGCCACGAGCTCAAGCTGATCGTCGACCTGATCAACGAGGGCGGCATCTCCAAGCAGCGCTGGTCCTGCTCCGACACCGCCGAGTACGGCGACTACATCTCCGGTCCGCGCGTGATCACCCCCGACGTCAAGGAGCACATGAAGGAGGTCCTGGGCGACATCCAGGACGGCTCCTTCGCCAAGCGCTTCATGGACGACCAGGCCGCCGGCGCCCCGGAGTTCAAGCGGCTGCGGGCCGAGGGCGAGGCACACCCGATCGAGGCCACTGGCCGCGAGGTGCGCTCCATGTTCGCCTGGCGCGCCGACCTGGACAAGGACTACACCGAGGGCTCGGCCGCACGCTGA
- a CDS encoding acetolactate synthase large subunit has product MVRDTGSPGQDRQVMTGAQALVRSLEEIGVTDIFGMPGGAILPFYDPLLASEKIRHVLVRHEQGAGHAAEGYAMATGRVGVCVATSGPGATNLVTAIGDAHMDSVPMVAITGQVGSAAIGTDAFQEADIVGSTMPFVKHSFLVTSPDEIPGRVAEAFHLAATGRPGPVLLDFTKDAQVGQTEFHWPPRMDLPGYSLPGRPNQRRIAQAAEAIASAERPVFYLGGGLSRAGVPAEQLKELVELVGAPFTTTLTALDVLPTDHQLNLGMPGMHGTVAAVGALQRADLIITLGARFDDRVTGKPDTFARHAAVIHVDIDPAEISKIRSADIPIVGDLKDVVPALTAACREQFAAEPRTEIDQWLTEVAHIRATYPTDWTDTDDGLLQPQEVITHLDKAAAEDTIWVTGVGQHQMWAAHYLHFNQPHSWLTSAGAGTMGYGVPAAMGAKEACPDRPVWLIDGDGCFQMTNQELATCTLNNIPIKVAIINNSSLGMVRQWQTLFYGERYSNTDLHTGAGTERIPDFAKLAEAYGAVGLRCERLEDVDDVIAQANAINDRPVVIDFIVSADAQVWPMVAAGVSNDEIQHARGMSPAWEEE; this is encoded by the coding sequence ATGGTTCGTGACACAGGCTCCCCGGGCCAGGACCGACAAGTAATGACGGGTGCGCAGGCACTCGTGCGTTCCCTGGAGGAGATCGGCGTTACCGACATCTTCGGCATGCCCGGAGGCGCGATCCTGCCCTTCTACGACCCGCTGCTGGCCAGCGAGAAGATCCGCCACGTGCTGGTGCGCCACGAGCAGGGCGCCGGGCACGCCGCCGAGGGTTACGCCATGGCCACCGGAAGGGTCGGCGTCTGCGTGGCCACCTCCGGCCCCGGCGCCACCAACCTGGTCACCGCGATCGGTGACGCGCACATGGACTCTGTGCCCATGGTCGCCATCACCGGGCAGGTCGGCTCCGCCGCGATCGGCACCGACGCCTTCCAGGAGGCGGACATCGTCGGCTCGACCATGCCCTTCGTCAAGCACTCATTCCTGGTCACCTCGCCCGACGAGATCCCCGGCCGCGTAGCGGAGGCCTTCCACCTGGCCGCGACCGGCCGCCCGGGCCCCGTCCTGCTGGACTTCACCAAGGACGCCCAGGTCGGGCAGACCGAGTTCCATTGGCCCCCACGCATGGACCTGCCCGGCTACAGCCTGCCGGGCAGACCCAACCAGCGGCGCATCGCCCAGGCCGCGGAGGCAATCGCCTCCGCCGAGCGCCCCGTCTTCTACCTGGGTGGTGGCCTCAGCCGCGCCGGCGTGCCGGCTGAGCAGCTGAAGGAGCTGGTCGAGCTCGTCGGCGCCCCCTTCACGACGACGCTGACCGCCCTGGACGTGCTGCCCACCGACCACCAGCTCAACCTGGGCATGCCCGGCATGCACGGCACCGTCGCCGCCGTCGGCGCCCTGCAGCGCGCCGACCTGATCATCACCCTCGGCGCCCGCTTCGACGACCGCGTCACCGGCAAGCCGGACACCTTCGCCCGGCACGCCGCCGTGATCCACGTGGACATCGACCCGGCCGAGATCTCCAAGATCCGCTCCGCGGACATCCCCATCGTGGGGGACCTGAAGGATGTCGTGCCCGCGCTGACCGCCGCCTGCCGCGAGCAGTTCGCCGCCGAGCCGCGCACCGAAATCGACCAGTGGCTGACCGAGGTCGCCCACATTCGCGCCACCTACCCCACCGACTGGACCGACACCGACGACGGACTGCTCCAGCCGCAGGAGGTCATCACCCACCTGGACAAGGCGGCCGCGGAGGACACCATCTGGGTGACCGGCGTCGGCCAGCACCAGATGTGGGCCGCCCACTACCTCCACTTCAACCAGCCCCACTCCTGGCTGACCTCCGCCGGCGCCGGCACCATGGGCTACGGAGTGCCGGCTGCCATGGGGGCGAAGGAGGCCTGCCCTGACCGGCCCGTGTGGCTGATCGACGGCGACGGCTGCTTCCAGATGACCAACCAGGAGCTGGCGACCTGCACGCTCAACAACATCCCCATCAAGGTCGCCATCATCAACAACTCGTCCCTGGGCATGGTCCGCCAGTGGCAGACCCTGTTCTACGGGGAGCGCTACTCCAACACGGACCTGCACACCGGTGCCGGCACCGAGCGCATCCCCGACTTCGCCAAGCTCGCCGAGGCCTACGGGGCCGTCGGCCTGCGTTGCGAGCGGCTCGAGGACGTCGACGACGTCATCGCCCAGGCCAACGCCATCAATGACCGGCCCGTCGTCATCGACTTCATCGTGTCCGCCGACGCCCAGGTGTGGCCCATGGTCGCCGCGGGCGTGTCCAACGACGAGATCCAGCACGCGCGGGGCATGAGCCCGGCGTGGGAGGAGGAGTGA
- a CDS encoding aspartate:alanine exchanger family transporter, which translates to MVIGLLNALAENPVLILFLLIGVGMLVGRIKVGGVSLGAAAVLFAGIILAAWGTAEGIVIEIPAQMGTLGLAIFTFAIGIQSGPNFFHVLRTAAGPLAIMLAVLVVGAAAGLGVGRSLGMSPAMIAGTFAGALTNTPALAAAGGAATAAGNPDGMAIATVGYAVAYLYGVIGMLFFCLLALRYRRSDKDAPSPLVNRTVRVEREDAPQLGDIAERVSGEMKFSRLRRGETGPITRPTPTDKIYKDDLITVVGTQDAVNQVIHEIGHPSSHSLIEDRRYLDFRRITVSDPKLAGHTLADLDVDHRFGATISRVRRGDVDMVGTPDLVLQQGDRVRVVAPTSRMAELSKFFGDSAHGLSSINPVAMGLGMAVGIVIGEWAIPLPGGSTFSIGAAAGTLIVGLVFGRIGRVKGFVTAMPFTATAVLSELGLLVFLAQAGTRAGGQIANAFTGGDWWKILITGFVITTIVGFGMYASMRWIVKMGGTRLSGLLGGLQTQPAVLAFANERTGADPRVALGYAMVYPVAMIVKIFIAQFLGGM; encoded by the coding sequence GTGGTCATCGGACTGCTCAATGCCCTGGCCGAGAACCCTGTACTCATCCTATTCCTTCTAATCGGCGTCGGGATGCTAGTCGGGCGCATCAAGGTCGGCGGGGTCAGCCTGGGGGCGGCGGCCGTCCTCTTCGCCGGGATCATCCTGGCCGCCTGGGGCACTGCCGAGGGCATCGTCATTGAGATCCCCGCCCAGATGGGCACGCTGGGGCTGGCGATCTTCACCTTCGCCATCGGTATCCAGTCCGGGCCGAACTTCTTCCACGTGCTGCGCACTGCGGCCGGCCCGCTCGCGATCATGCTGGCGGTACTGGTGGTGGGCGCAGCGGCCGGCCTGGGGGTGGGCCGCTCGCTGGGAATGAGCCCGGCGATGATCGCCGGGACCTTCGCCGGAGCGCTGACGAATACGCCGGCGCTGGCCGCCGCCGGCGGCGCGGCCACGGCCGCGGGCAATCCTGACGGCATGGCGATCGCCACGGTCGGCTACGCGGTCGCCTACCTGTACGGCGTGATCGGCATGCTGTTCTTCTGCCTATTGGCGCTGCGCTACCGCCGCTCGGACAAGGACGCCCCCTCCCCCCTGGTCAACCGCACCGTGCGCGTTGAGCGCGAGGACGCCCCGCAGCTGGGGGACATTGCCGAACGCGTCAGCGGGGAGATGAAGTTCTCGCGCCTGCGCCGCGGCGAGACGGGCCCCATCACCCGCCCGACCCCGACCGACAAGATCTACAAGGATGACCTGATCACCGTCGTCGGCACGCAGGACGCCGTGAACCAGGTCATTCACGAGATCGGGCACCCCTCCTCCCACTCCCTGATCGAGGACCGCCGCTACCTGGACTTCCGCCGCATCACCGTGTCCGACCCCAAGCTTGCCGGGCACACCTTGGCAGACCTGGACGTCGACCACCGGTTCGGCGCCACAATCTCCCGGGTGCGCCGCGGGGATGTGGACATGGTGGGCACCCCGGACCTGGTGCTCCAGCAGGGCGATCGTGTGCGCGTGGTCGCGCCGACCAGCCGGATGGCGGAGCTGTCCAAGTTCTTCGGCGACTCCGCGCACGGCCTGTCCTCCATCAACCCGGTGGCGATGGGGCTGGGTATGGCCGTGGGGATCGTCATCGGTGAGTGGGCGATCCCGCTGCCCGGGGGATCCACGTTCTCCATTGGTGCGGCTGCGGGCACGCTGATCGTTGGCCTGGTCTTCGGCCGCATCGGCCGTGTCAAGGGGTTTGTGACGGCGATGCCGTTCACCGCGACGGCGGTGCTCTCCGAGCTGGGGCTGCTGGTGTTCCTGGCGCAGGCGGGTACGCGCGCGGGCGGGCAGATTGCTAACGCTTTTACGGGCGGCGATTGGTGGAAGATCCTGATCACCGGTTTTGTCATCACGACGATCGTGGGCTTTGGCATGTATGCGTCCATGCGGTGGATCGTGAAGATGGGCGGTACGCGCCTGTCCGGCCTGCTCGGTGGCCTGCAGACGCAGCCGGCGGTGCTGGCGTTCGCCAACGAGCGCACCGGCGCGGACCCGCGTGTGGCGCTCGGCTACGCCATGGTCTACCCGGTAGCGATGATCGTGAAGATCTTCATCGCCCAGTTCCTGGGCGGGATGTAA
- the cas2 gene encoding CRISPR-associated endonuclease Cas2, with the protein MRTNRRRYLIAYDIRKPGRLRRICKLMEANGERLQYSVFICDLNRTELVHLRADSEEIMNLDEDSVVIVDLGELGEDRFTFVGRRAGLPTQGAQIV; encoded by the coding sequence ATGAGGACGAACCGACGCCGATATCTCATCGCGTACGACATCCGCAAGCCCGGGCGGCTGCGCCGGATCTGCAAGCTTATGGAGGCCAACGGCGAACGGCTCCAGTACTCTGTGTTCATCTGCGACCTGAACCGGACCGAGCTGGTCCACTTAAGGGCTGACAGTGAGGAGATCATGAACCTAGACGAGGACTCGGTGGTGATCGTCGACCTCGGCGAACTGGGGGAGGACCGCTTCACGTTCGTCGGTAGGCGTGCGGGTCTGCCCACTCAGGGGGCCCAGATTGTTTAG
- the cas4g/cas1g gene encoding CRISPR-associated endonuclease Cas4g/Cas1g: MSINTIRPDLPGLPETVPARMLNEFVYCPRLFHLEWVQQQFATSDDVEEGLYLHRVVDREAGDLPDKSEAWNGRVARSVSLSSPRLGLATRLDLVEDGGDGTVVPVDYKKGHPNKDGGAWPSDRVQSLVQALLLREEGYAVERAEIWYAETRQRVHITVDDAALQEITDTVTRAWRVASDPSAPPPMRDSPKCARCSLVGICLPDELDALQTPPKQRRPLKRLMAPILEGRPVYVTLQGAVVGVRSDRLEVRLSGELKASYRLIDVSQVCVFGNVTVSAQAARTLLSRDIPVLWFSYGGWFSGIAEGLPGKNVDLRIAQFRAPEQQQLEIARRMISGKIRNSRTMLRRNARGEMPRVGEQLKQLAIQAMQAESSQQLLGIEGTAARLYFGSFSAMVGKNSRVDVSDFQENGRTRRPPKDPLNALLSFCYTLLVKDLTVTLMGIGFDPYYGMFHKPRFGRPALALDLAEEFRSLVAESVVLQVLNNGEVGPHDFQSRAGGCMLEASGRKAVLRAYERRLEQEITHPQFGYKASYRRVMDIQARVLGAVMLGELDDYTAMVTR, encoded by the coding sequence ATGAGCATCAACACCATCAGGCCTGACCTGCCGGGACTGCCGGAGACGGTGCCCGCACGCATGCTGAATGAGTTCGTGTACTGCCCACGGCTGTTCCACCTGGAGTGGGTGCAGCAGCAATTCGCCACCAGCGACGACGTCGAGGAGGGGCTGTACCTGCACCGGGTTGTTGACCGGGAGGCGGGGGACCTGCCGGACAAGTCCGAGGCGTGGAACGGGCGGGTCGCCAGATCCGTGTCGCTGTCCTCACCGAGGCTCGGGCTGGCTACCAGGCTGGATCTCGTGGAGGACGGCGGGGACGGGACCGTCGTCCCGGTCGACTACAAGAAGGGACACCCCAACAAGGATGGTGGTGCTTGGCCCAGTGATCGCGTGCAGTCCCTGGTGCAGGCGCTGTTGCTGCGCGAGGAGGGTTACGCCGTCGAGCGGGCCGAGATCTGGTACGCCGAGACCCGGCAGCGCGTCCACATCACCGTGGACGATGCGGCGCTGCAGGAGATCACCGACACCGTGACACGTGCGTGGCGGGTGGCGTCCGACCCGTCGGCGCCCCCACCGATGCGTGACAGCCCGAAGTGTGCCCGCTGCTCGCTGGTGGGCATCTGTCTGCCCGATGAGCTGGACGCACTGCAGACGCCTCCGAAGCAGCGCAGACCGCTGAAGCGGTTGATGGCGCCGATTCTGGAGGGACGCCCGGTCTACGTGACGCTGCAAGGTGCGGTGGTCGGCGTGCGAAGCGACCGGCTGGAGGTGCGCTTGTCGGGCGAGTTGAAGGCCAGCTATCGCCTGATAGACGTAAGCCAGGTGTGCGTCTTTGGGAACGTGACGGTGTCCGCCCAGGCTGCCAGGACCCTGCTTTCGCGAGACATCCCGGTGCTGTGGTTCAGCTACGGGGGCTGGTTCTCCGGCATTGCCGAAGGACTGCCGGGTAAGAACGTGGACCTGCGGATCGCGCAGTTCCGAGCGCCCGAGCAGCAACAGCTTGAGATCGCGCGCCGGATGATCTCCGGAAAGATCCGCAACAGCCGCACGATGCTGCGCCGAAACGCGCGTGGCGAGATGCCCCGAGTTGGCGAGCAGCTCAAGCAGCTAGCCATCCAGGCGATGCAGGCCGAGTCTTCGCAGCAACTGCTCGGGATCGAGGGGACGGCTGCACGCCTGTACTTCGGGAGCTTCTCGGCCATGGTCGGGAAGAACTCACGTGTGGACGTCTCGGACTTCCAGGAGAACGGGCGCACGCGGCGGCCGCCGAAGGATCCGCTCAACGCACTGCTGTCCTTCTGCTACACGCTGCTGGTTAAGGACCTGACTGTCACGCTCATGGGGATCGGCTTCGACCCCTACTACGGGATGTTCCATAAGCCCCGGTTCGGGCGTCCTGCGCTCGCGTTGGACCTGGCGGAGGAGTTTCGGTCCCTGGTAGCAGAGAGCGTGGTGCTGCAGGTGCTAAACAACGGTGAAGTCGGTCCGCATGACTTTCAGAGTCGGGCCGGCGGATGCATGCTGGAGGCGAGTGGCCGCAAGGCCGTGCTCAGGGCCTATGAGCGGAGGCTGGAGCAGGAGATTACGCACCCGCAGTTCGGCTACAAGGCCAGCTATCGTCGCGTCATGGACATCCAGGCACGGGTGCTCGGTGCGGTCATGTTGGGGGAGCTGGATGACTACACGGCGATGGTGACTAGATGA
- a CDS encoding type I-G CRISPR-associated protein, Cas3-extension family, whose protein sequence is MSQVKFPALIGESPLAILAAIGTFRLIHDFADDDARLSWDPDDRAPVLHSILASIDAVVEELSELVAEMPEDVVVPGGPPGFPPPGEAPDKLRLKQGQLYERFGVDTPSPVVQRWLASLVTDLVADPQGRGAISQFTAPAGKQSMATMLEKPLRLVQSEPEYLRQALIGWRRVPGVTGEYLDHRANWDSGEDGRGKAEMRGVPGATWLALMSYPLWTTTAAGQQVRTSGWHSQPVGRDDRRSAPELRLPLWREPLGLAAVKALVEDPVLDGKWDAVEQDKLRVMGIFHVCRAHRRKAEGQKSAGVLVTVS, encoded by the coding sequence ATGAGCCAAGTCAAGTTTCCTGCACTGATCGGCGAATCACCGCTGGCCATTCTTGCCGCCATCGGTACGTTTCGGCTGATCCATGACTTCGCCGACGACGACGCTCGCCTGTCCTGGGACCCGGATGACCGCGCCCCGGTACTGCACTCGATACTGGCATCGATAGACGCCGTCGTCGAGGAGCTGTCGGAACTAGTCGCCGAGATGCCCGAGGACGTGGTGGTGCCCGGAGGACCTCCGGGCTTCCCGCCTCCCGGGGAAGCGCCTGACAAGCTACGGCTGAAACAGGGGCAGTTGTACGAACGGTTCGGCGTCGACACTCCGTCGCCCGTGGTGCAGAGGTGGCTCGCCAGCCTCGTGACCGACCTAGTCGCTGACCCCCAGGGGCGCGGTGCGATAAGCCAGTTCACTGCGCCCGCAGGCAAGCAGTCCATGGCAACAATGCTGGAGAAGCCTCTGCGGCTGGTGCAGTCCGAGCCCGAGTATTTGCGTCAGGCGCTAATCGGCTGGCGCAGAGTGCCTGGCGTAACCGGCGAGTACCTGGATCACCGCGCCAACTGGGACAGCGGCGAGGACGGCAGAGGCAAGGCCGAGATGCGCGGCGTGCCCGGGGCGACGTGGCTAGCGCTCATGTCCTACCCGCTTTGGACCACCACGGCGGCCGGACAGCAGGTCCGCACCAGTGGGTGGCACAGTCAGCCGGTCGGTCGTGACGACCGCCGCTCGGCTCCTGAACTGAGACTGCCTCTGTGGCGAGAGCCGTTGGGGTTGGCGGCGGTGAAGGCACTGGTTGAGGACCCGGTCTTGGACGGAAAGTGGGATGCGGTGGAGCAGGACAAGCTTCGCGTCATGGGGATCTTCCATGTATGCCGTGCGCATCGTCGTAAGGCGGAAGGTCAGAAGTCCGCGGGCGTATTGGTGACAGTGTCATGA